The segment TCACCTCTCTGAGTGTATTAATATTGTGAAAGTTGTGAGATGTTTGTGAAGTCTCTGTTAGTGAAGAATGTGTGTAATAATGTCTACTCTTTATCCAATGATTACAAATGTTGATCTGTCCTGTGAATGTTGTTGTTAGGTATTGGATGCGCCGGCTCTGCAAGATGATTTTTACTTGAATCTAGTAGATTGGTCGGCACAAAATGTTCTGGCAGTGGGATTAGCCAACTGCGTTTATTTGTGGAATGCTTGTACTAGCAAGgtgagtttcttcttcttcccgaCTCTATTTCTTGTCTTAGAAGAGTGTTCAAGAGTTTTAGACTTGGAATGCATTGCTGCTATTTGCAGGTAACTAAGTTATGCGATATCGGAGTCGATGAGAGCGTCTGCTCAGTCAGCTGGGCACTACGTGGAACACATTTGGCTATTGGAACTAGTAGCGGAACTGTAGAGGTTAGTTAGAAACAAGAGATACATTTTTTCTCTTGGAGTCTTCTATGATAATAATTGTCTTGTGTAGAACCTTACTCGTGctgttttcttttttgctttCCACTAGATTTGGGATGCGTTGCGCTGCAAGAGGATAAGAACGATGGAAGGTCATCGACTACGAGTTGGAGCATTAGCATGGAGCTCATCGGTTTTGTCTTCTGGTAGCAGAGACAAGAGCATACTTCAGAGAGACATACGGTGTCAAGAAGATCATGTCAGTAAACTAACTGGTCACAAATCCGAAGTCTGTGGACTCAAATGGTCTTATGACAACCGCGAGCTAGCATCAGGCGGAAACGACAATAAGGTATAACATATAATCTTCATTTTGGTTCTGAGAATACTTAGTGATTATAGTTTGATGTTGCAGCTTCTTGTGTGGAACCAACATTCAACACAGCCGGTTTTGAGATACTGTGAGCACACAGCAGCGGTGAAAGCCATTGCGTGGTCACCGCATCTCCACGGACTTCTTGCCTCCGGTGGTGGCACTGCTGATAGATGTATCCGTTTCTGGAACACCACGACAAACACTTCTTTAAATTGCGTGGACACCACTAGTCAGGTGTGTAATTTGGCTTGGTCTAAGAACGTGAATGAGCTTGTGAGCACGCACGGATACTCCCAAAACCAAATCATCGTTTGGAAGTACCCAACCATGTCTAAAGTAAAGAGTTACTgtcttcttttattttcagtttcttGCTGAGTTTTGCGGAGTTTTAAAGAACTGAAATTTGTAATTTTTCTCTTACACAGTTGGCAACTCTCACGGGACACACGTTCCGTGTTCTGTATCTTGCTGTTTCACCAGATGGACAGGTTAGTCTTTGCCATTTACATAATACGTATATATTCTCATAATCACAATCTAAAAACTTATACTTGCTTACGTTAACATACTTCTCTTGTGTGATCTTAGACGATCGTGACAGGAGCAGGAGATGAAACTTTAAGGTTCTGGAATATCTTCCCTTCCCCGAAGTCTCAGGTAAAGAAAGAGCCTCAAGATGCTTTATTCTCTGTTTCTTAACCCTTAAATCAATCACACCATTCTCTGTTTGAATTCTCAGAGCAGGGAGAGCAAAATAGGGGCGTTGTCTTTTGGTAGAACAACAATCCGGTGAAGAAGAAGGCAAACACATCCGTGTGTTAGTTAGTTGGTCGTCCTAACCAAACCTCCCATAGATTTCTGTAGTATTTTTATCATGCGGATGCAGTATTATATTTGTGGAGAGTGGAATCTGATTTAAATTGAAGTTTTTTTAGTGTGTTCTGGGGCTCTTTTAGATTTGTTTAGATTTGCATTTTAtctgtgtatatatatgaatgatCATTTTCTTATTACACCAAAGAGTGTAGAATGGAGTTTTTCTTCTTGCCCTGGGTTTGTGTAACTTGTAAGCTTTAAGATGATTTTTTATGGTTTTCCATCATTTTGCACCACGCCAAGGTATTGACCAGGTTTCCAGTAACAGAAGCAGAACGAGTTGGATTTTATTACTAACAAAATCACCTCAGACATAGAGACATCTGGTATTATGGTTTGTTGCTCAAAATATTCAAACTGAAGTTGTAGCAGTTCGAGAAATTCGCTCTGCTTCCAAATCTTGGCAACGTCCTCCTCTCTCTTGTGGCTAAAATGCAATATTGGAGTATTATGGGACAAGAATAAAAACGTTCCTAGTGGTTCTTGTGTCCTTAAGAATGGTGTTGGAACCGTCTTGCTCCATAGTCGGAGATCTTCAGGTAATGCGTGTGGCTTTTGCAGTAGAAGACTCTTTCCTTTGTAGGTGCTGTCATTAGTCCTCCTGCTTTGCCCTCCTTCAAATACTATTCCAAACTCATCcttaatttttttgtctaaGCTTCCTCATTAGAGACTTGAGCATGCTCTTAGATCCTCTAACTTAGGAGTTCATCTCATTGCTATAAGTGACTAGGGAGGATTGATGGCGATCATATATCGCTTCAAGCTTCCCATCTTGGCTTAAAGATCTCTTTGTCCGTGAAGGTGGCTAAGCCACTCTGTATTTTTTTGGAGTGGTTTCATGCATCTTTAACTCTTTTTATATCTTTGAACCCTTGTGGATGTTCatgttaatatatattcttCAGATGAAAAAGGAAGCTAATGTTCACGGGAGTTTAATGACCGTGGGGCCTTTAACTCTCCACCATTATGAGAATTTTGTTTCTGGTTAGATAAATGAGTGAGCTAGTTAACAAAACTTAAGAATAATATAAgattttcacttgaaaaaagtATGTAACATAAGGTAAGTGTAGATACAATGTTAGAAATTGTTTGGAGTTTTTTGTGGGTTCACCCTAAGTTCACCAACCTATAGTTGCCACctcatatttagtttttttttaaaacaaaaaaataaaataacaagaaTTTGTATTctctttttgaaataaaaaataaaaaaatagcagTAGCTGTAAAAAGAGATTTTTTTCTAGTATAGTTAAAGTCGTCACCAAAATCCTAAACACTAAATTATAAATCATTTGGTAAATTctaaaattttggataaatcttgaactctaaatcctaaacgcTGTCATCAAAACTCTAAACCTAGATCCTAAATCctaaggtttaggatttacccaacgGTTTAAGGGTTTATCCACCGATTTATGGTTTAGTGTTTAACATTTAGTGTTTTGCTTACGATGTTAACAATGTTAAAAAAAGTTCTGGCAGCTagtactattttatatatttttacctttctattttgaaaatataacttgacaaatttttattattttgtttctttttttaaaaaatgaatataaactGGCAAACTATTATTGGTTAGAGGGTTTGAATCCAAGAAAACTCAAGTTTTGTGAGTGTAATTCTTTCTTTAAAATTTGGATgtgtaataaatttaaaatatgctAGAGCTTGAACTCTGCATCCATACGGGTgtctgttttaataaaataggcAGATAAATTCTTCACAATACAAAAATGTAATGGTTGCACAAACATGCATTTATACGGTGTTTGTTTGAtttgtaatatataatatttgtgaTTGATCAATGATTTTTAATTGTGTGTAATTCGTTGACTTCTCATATTGCGGTTGAatacaaaacaaatcaaataatatGTTATACAACATATTtgtcaattaatatttttaactatattaaccatttttgatgtatttatttataagttaAAGCGCTAATTATTATGTTTATgtatgctaatatatatatttacaaaattaaatgtATTTATGCTTAATAATATAGACATGtctctaaatttttaatatgcCAGATAAATTTCACTTCTATGtttattttttgagaaaatattaaattaaaatctaGTTGTAATTTAAATAATCTAACCAAATAGATTATTTATGTTAATTAATTAAGTTTGGTAAGTTAGATAGAgaagaatctaacaaaataaattatttatggttgattaattaataattattaatttattggcACAAATTGTAATTATTGTGATGAAATAAAGGTTGTTTCTAAAAAgtacttcaattttaataatatag is part of the Brassica rapa cultivar Chiifu-401-42 chromosome A09, CAAS_Brap_v3.01, whole genome shotgun sequence genome and harbors:
- the LOC103839917 gene encoding protein FIZZY-RELATED 1: MEVDGEDPPKKPSSSSQLNLPPSMNRPTVSLETQRINRLIDSNHYHSPSKPIYSDRFIPSRSGSNFALFGLEPSPGKEDGPGSYAGMLRAAMFEPDTPEKGDVVTGFSPSRKMFRYKTETQRPVNSFSPLGGAGDDEAPGVSRSPVKPTRNILKSAYKVLDAPALQDDFYLNLVDWSAQNVLAVGLANCVYLWNACTSKVTKLCDIGVDESVCSVSWALRGTHLAIGTSSGTVEIWDALRCKRIRTMEGHRLRVGALAWSSSVLSSGSRDKSILQRDIRCQEDHVSKLTGHKSEVCGLKWSYDNRELASGGNDNKLLVWNQHSTQPVLRYCEHTAAVKAIAWSPHLHGLLASGGGTADRCIRFWNTTTNTSLNCVDTTSQVCNLAWSKNVNELVSTHGYSQNQIIVWKYPTMSKLATLTGHTFRVLYLAVSPDGQTIVTGAGDETLRFWNIFPSPKSQSRESKIGALSFGRTTIR